One window of the Peromyscus eremicus unplaced genomic scaffold, PerEre_H2_v1 PerEre#2#chrX_unloc_4, whole genome shotgun sequence genome contains the following:
- the LOC131901146 gene encoding zinc finger protein 844-like, translating to MIETYRNLTIIGYIWEYHNIEEHFQNSRRHVRHERSQTGEKKPFINTECGKEPLYIRVIFKGMKVYLWEKNLFNVINVLKPLPITIIFKGIKKHILERNTMNVINVVKPLHDMIIFKIIKEHILGRNPMNVISEVKPLHNTILFKYIKEHILERNTMNVISVVNLCTTCSSSNT from the exons atgattgagacctacaggaacctcactattatag GATACATTTGGGAATAtcataatattgaagaacattttcaaaattctagaagacatgtaag gcatgaaagaagtcaaactggagagaagaaaCCTTTCATAAATACTGAATGTGGTAAAGAACCATTGTATATaagagtcatcttcaaaggcatgaaagtgtACCTATGGGAGAAAAACCTTTTcaatgtaatcaatgtgttaaagcctttgcccataacaatcatcttcaaaggcataaaaaaacacatactggagagaaacactatgaatgtaatcaatgtggtaaagcctttgcacgacATGATAATctttaaaatcataaaagaacacatactggggagaaacccaatgaatgtaatcagtgaggtaaagcctttgcacaacacaatactcttcaaatacataaaagaacacatactagagagaaacactatgaatgtaatcagtgtggtaaacctTTGCACGACATGctcatcttcaaatacataa